One window from the genome of Eublepharis macularius isolate TG4126 chromosome 15, MPM_Emac_v1.0, whole genome shotgun sequence encodes:
- the RPA2 gene encoding replication protein A 32 kDa subunit: MWNAGFGGGYGGSSMGGGYTESPGGFGSPSATQGEKRSRARSQNIVPCTVSQLLSAEQVDEAFKVREVEISQVVIVGIIRQAEKAPTNILYKVDDMTAAPMDVRQWVDTDEEGSENVVVPPGTYVKVAGHLRSFQNKKSLVAFKLMPLEDMNELTTHMLEVVNAHMILRKGNLLSTSMMAPRSFASSAMSTMTSYGGSLNMPVSGLSPHQSQVLNLIKSSMSAEGISLQDLRAQLHNINLATIKKAVEFLSSEGHIYSTIDDEHFKSTDAE; encoded by the exons ATGTGGAACG CTGGCTTTGGCGGTGGGTACGGTGGCTCCTCAATGGGTGGTGGATACACAGAATCACCAGGAGGATTCGGATCTCCTTCAGCAACTCAGGGTGAAAAGAGATCG AGAGCAAGATCACAAAACATTGTTCCATGTACAGTGTCCCAGTTACTTTCTGCTGAACAGGTAGATGAAGCCTTTAAGGTCCGAGAAGTTGAGATTTCACAG GTTGTTATTGTGGGTATAATCAGGCAAGCAGAGAAAGCACCCACGAACATCCTCTACAAAGTGGACGATATGACTGCAGCCCCAATGGATGTCAGACAGTGGGTCGACACTGAT GAAGAAGGCAGTGAGAATGTTGTCGTGCCCCCTGGGACGTATGTAAAAGTGGCCGGTCATCTACGATCCTTCCAg AACAAGAAGAGTCTGGTTGCGTTCAAGCTCATGCCACTGGAGGATATGAATGAGCTCACCACACACATGCTTGAAGTTGTCAACGCACACATGATCCTCAGAAAAGGCAACCTCCTG TCAACATCAATGATGGCACCTCGTTCATTTGCTTCTTCGGCGATGAGCACCATGACTAGCTACGGAGGAAGCTTAAACATGCCAGTGAGTGGGCTTTCGCCACATCAGAGTCAG GTTCTGAATCTGATCAAAAGCTCCATGTCTGCAGAGGGGATAAGTCTTCAGGATCTGAGGGCTCAGTTGCATAATATCAACCTGGCTACCATCAA GAAAGCTGTTGAATTTCTCAGCAGTGAAGGGCACATCTATTCCACTATTGATGATGAACACTTTAAATCAACTGATGCTGAATAA
- the SMPDL3B gene encoding acid sphingomyelinase-like phosphodiesterase 3b: MDLLRILLLVRCTVTAAVTGSFWHITDLHLDPHYKAVQDPLGVCPSAGSQPVPSAGSWGDYLCDAPWILINSSVYAMKNILPDPDFILWTGDDTPHVPNEKLSEEAVLDIIKRLTDLIKHVFPDTQVYPAMGNHDYHPKNQFPAENNKIYNSVAELWHPWLSNSSVLTFKEGAFYSEKLSGSGPTRRMIVLNTNLYYENNNQTISLADPGGQFKWLEETLTDASKAGEKVYIIGHVPPGFFEKKRGKPWFREHFNQRYTEIIEKHHGAIVAQFFGHHHTDSFRMFYSNGGSPISVMFLAPAVTPWKTTLPGVHNGANNPGIRVFTYDQDTLLLKDMVTYYLNLTHANLVAPKWEKEYSLTDAFQVPDGSVQSMHLVLEKLTKHNSYLQQYYRYNSVQYDLTDCDHSCQTDHICAIQEVDFAKYDQCIKARSAAAASSTPPWGLLFFCSAVGLITLKLWGILNNRNEAGL; this comes from the exons ATGGATCTTTTGAGAATCTTGCTCCTGGTGCGTTGCACGGTTACTGCTGCAGTCACAG GCTCCTTTTGGCACATTACTGACCTCCATCTGGATCCCCACTACAAAGCAGTGCAGGACCCCTTGGGGGTGTGCCCATCTGCCGGCTCCCAGCCAGTGCCCAGTGCAGGGTCTTGGGGCGATTACTTATGCGACGCTCCCTGGATTCTCATAAACTCTTCCGTCTATGCCATGAAGAACATCCTCCCTGACCCAGACTTCATTCTCTGGACTGG GGATGATACTCCACATGTTCCTAATGAAAAACTGAGTGAAGAAGCTGTGCTGGACATAATTAAACGACTAACTGACCTGATCAAACATGTCTTTCCAG ACACTCAGGTTTATCCTGCAATGGGCAACCATGACTACCACCCCAAAAACCAGTTTCCAGCTGAAAACAACAAGATCTACAACAGTGTGGCAGAACTGTGGCATCCGTGGCTGAGCAACTCCTCTGTGCTTACGTTCAAGGAAG GTGCTTTCTACAGCGAGAAACTGTCCGGTTCTGGCCCGACGAGGCGGATGATTGTCCTCAACACAAACCTGTATTATGAGAATAATAATCAAACCATCAGCTTGGCAGATCCTGGCGGGCAGTTTAAGTGGCTGGAAGAGACACTTACCGATGCATCGAAAGCAGGAGAAAAG GTCTATATTATCGGACACGTCCCACCTGGCTTCTTTGAAAAGAAGCGAGGAAAGCCCTGGTTTCGAGAGCACTTTAACCAACGATACACAGAAATCATCGAGAAGCATCATGGAGCGATTGTGGCGCAGTTCTTTGGGCATCATCACACAGATAGCTTTAGGATGTTTTACAGTAACGGAG GCTCTCCAATAAGCGTCATGTTTTTAGCTCCAGCAGTCACACCCTGGAAGACAACTTTGCCTGGGGTGCACAATGGAGCCAACAACCCCGGCATCCGGGTCTTCACGTATGACCAAGACACCCTGCTGCTGAAG GACATGGTGACTTATTATTTAAACCTCACCCATGCTAACTTGGTGGCCCCAAAATGGGAGAAAGAGTACAGCCTGACAGACGCTTTCCAAGTCCCTGACGGTTCGGTCCAATCCATGCATCTGGTGCTAGAGAAACTCACGAAGCACAACAGCTACCTTCAGCAGTACTACCGGTATAATTCTGTTCAGTATGATCTTACGGACTGCGACCACAGCTGCCAGACCGACCATATCTGTGCCATCCAGGAAGTCGACTTTGCAAAATACGACCAGTGTATTAAAGCCAGAAGCGCCGCAGCAGCATCCTCAACTCCACCATGGGGCCTGCTCTTCTTTTGCTCAGCTGTGGGCCTCATTACACTCAAACTCTGGGGTATCTTGAACAACAGAAATGAGGCAGGACTGTGA
- the THEMIS2 gene encoding protein THEMIS2, whose amino-acid sequence MESMSLQQYICKLDLHSLPRVVKICSGVYFQGSVYEVSGSECCLSTGDLIKIVNIQLQKVNCESTEKDHIIELLPNFEGLFQPTPERPHKTRRFLPRSYSFKGKSSACDEQQYTLQEILQSPTLQGKMLKCPDIGSSKYQLCPVYQVEAIMHLRNDVVKINSTLDVEVVDVTEQSQHVHFIKPLMLSKVLLMDNVLPVRAEILGAPENTPVFHSEWVCRLQRGCKVQIHGKVSSWKILASSRKGRKRAFFISSDYEGCFRCCPREFHSTTELARGLSMARKLHVVVTKDYDSSDGELPLFGIGDRLEVLSLARGATDVLECSRDNGDGDIERIKVPLFLDASFVEDIRDSRKYTLQEVLEHFQLPCEVKVVAKGSVSDPLGCVSVLTLEAQITEPFLTVSLEEKPSVTFEIPPRWLDMSLFFTGGPVKPTPPSSLKVEELTEAFYYSLLNLLPNNTPAPPRPPKRRVSEKNKSPERTGRERERKASAPAKMTSTVSKNICQEIAKLPYPGTHQARADLGSLTKPNQYSIEYGPPTSQKTTKSSKQAIDTRSNDNSNHDYEEVHEAFQETVHKMQGATIKH is encoded by the exons ATGGAGTCTATGTCCTTACAACAGTACATCTGCAAGTTGGATCTCCATTCCCTACCCCGCGTGGTGAAAATCTGCTCTGGAGTCTACTTCCAAG GGTCTGTTTATGAGGTCTCAGGTAGTGAATGCTGCTTATCAACGGGAGACCTGATCAAAATTGTCAATATCCAGCTCCAGAAAGTCAACTGTGAAAGCACTGAGAAGGATCACATCATTGAGCTTCTGCCAAATTTTGAAG GTCTCTTCCAGCCCACTCCAGAACGGCCACACAAAACGAGGCGTTTCCTCCCACGGTCCTACTCGTTTAAAGGCAAATCCTCAGCCTGTGACGAACAGCAGTACACACTCCAGGAGATCCTACagtcacccaccttacaggggaAGATGCTGAAGTGCCCGGATATTGGCAGCAGCAAATACCAGCTGTGCCCTGTGTATCAAGTAGAAGCAATTATGCACT TGCGAAATGATGTGGTGAAAATCAACTCAACGCTGGATGTCGAGGTGGTTGACGTCACCGAGCAGTCTCAGCACGTCCACTTCATCAAGCCGCTAATGCTGAGTAAGGTTCTACTGATGGATAATGTGCTGCCAGTGCGGGCGGAGATCCTTGGCGCCCCAGAAAACACCCCTGTCTTCCACAGTGAGTGGGTCTGCCGCCTCCAGCGAGGCTGTAAGGTTCAGATCCATGGCAAGGTGTCCTCGTGGAAAATCCTGGCCTCCTCTCGCAAAGGCAGGAAACGCGCCTTCTTCATCTCCAGCGACTATGAGGGCTGCTTTCGCTGCTGCCCACGTGAGTTTCATTCAACCACAGAACTGGCCAGAGGTCTAAGCATGGCCAGGAAACTGCATGTGGTAGTCACCAAGGACTACGATAGCAGCGATGGAGAGCTTCCACTGTTTGGCATAGGAGATAGGCTTGAAGTGCTGAGCCTTGCAAGAGGTGCCACAGATGTGCTTGAATGCAGCAGAGACAATGGAGACGGAGATATCGAACGCATCAAGGTGCCCCTGTTCTTGGATGCAAGCTTTGTGGAAGACATTCGTGACAGCAGGAAATACACCCTCCAAGAAGTGTTGGAACACTTCCAACTGCCCTGCGAGGTCAAGGTGGTGGCCAAAGGCTCTGTCTCTGATCCTCTTGGCTGTGTCTCAGTGCTGACACTGGAGGCCCAGATTACAGAGCCTTTTCTCACTGTCAGTCTGGAGGAGAAACCATCCGTCACCTTTGAAATTCCTCCTCGGTGGCTGGACATGTCTCTGTTCTTCACTGGAGGCCCAGTGAAGCCCACACCTCCCTCCAGCCTCAAGGTAGAAGAATTGACAGAGGCTTTTTATTATAGTTTGCTAAACCTACTGCCCAACAACACACCTGCCCCTCCAAGGCCCCCTAAGCGAAGAGtttcagaaaagaacaagagtcccgAAAGGACTGgcagagaaagggagaggaaagCATCAGCACCCGCTAAG ATGACTTCTACAGTGTCAAAGAACATATGTCAAGAGATTGCAAAACTTCCGTACCCTGGGACTCATCAAGCAAGAGCAGATCTAGGTAGTCTGACCAAACCAAACCAATACAGTATTGAATACGGACCTCCAACATCCCAGAAGACCACCAAATCCTCCAAACAAGCTATAG ACACACGTTCCAACGACAATTCCAACCATGACTACGAGGAAGTTCATGAAGCATTTCAAGAAACTGTTCACAAAATGCAAGGAGCTACTATTAAGCACTGA